The Megalobrama amblycephala isolate DHTTF-2021 linkage group LG1, ASM1881202v1, whole genome shotgun sequence genome segment AAAACTGAAGTCAGAATagttttattgtatattttaagtTTCACAACATTCTTTACACATTATTTATAGTGATTCTTTACAATACAAATGGTTACAAAACAGCTTTAAAGAAAAACTCTTACATTTTGTAGATTCTTCTACTAGAATTTGAGTTGTTTTCTCACCAGATCACATGATTCTTTTCCATTAATATGATAAacgtcattaaaaaaaaaaagtaatttacatAGATATAATAGTGTAACATTTTTATGAGAGAAAATCacctcaaaatcaaaagaaagccatgacatgcatttacaaaaataaagcattttaggatcaggatgtttcccATTATTGTAAAATTAGGTTTGTTATGAAATTTGTATTTTAGTCTGAACCCCATATTTCAATGTATTGTTTCGCTGAGGAGTGAATGGATAGACcaaaaacaatattataaagcaGCATCTAACATCTATAATAGCGATCATTTTCATATATaacacacaaaacataaaatacggCTGgagaaataatattatttacagCTGTAAGTCACTTCCAGATATTGACAGCTGACATGGATCAGAGTTTGAAGCACTTAGTTGACAAGAAGTCTTCACAACGCACcttataaagtaaaaacaaaagggAACAAAGATTGTTATTTATTATCGTCAACATAGCTTGTATAAAGCTAAAGAATGTCAAGATTAGTAATTCAATTAAACTTCAAAATTTAGGATAAAAATTgtacataataaaaacaaatggcTTACTTAGACACATTTATGAGTCACGTCCAGGTATTTATAAGTTCCAGGACAAGGATTAGAGAAAAGTGAGTTTGATGCAGAAACAGCACAACTCGTTTTTCTATTGCACCTGATTCATGAACAGAAAATAATAAGTACGTAAGATTAGCTTTAATGTACCGAAGACATAAGAACGACATTTTCCTTGCTcttgtaaaatacataaaatgaaatgtaaacattttactgTTATCTGTCAATCTTACCGAGAGGAAACTATAATGGTGACTGGTGTTCTGCATTTCGTATTTGAGATCTGAGAAGCTGGAAGCCCATGAGCACATGTTGTGTGATCGGTCCGTCCGTAGGTGGCTCTAATAATCCTTATTGTTCCCCGACCTGATATAAAGACAAAGAAAACTGTGGTCTTGAGAATTGTGGTAAAGTTTAAGAAATTCTCTTCCACTGCTTCATGACTCTCTCATTCTGTCCTGTTTAGGCAGAGAAATATTAAAACTACTGAATTACTCACTACAGCTGAGGATCCCAGATCTTCCTTCACAGATCACGTATGCATCTATACCTGCAGAGGGGAAACATACAAGATTATATATTacaattacttgaaataaaataatgtagaTCTGTACTTGATTATGTTGAATCAATTGCTGTTCTTACCATGTTGGCACAGGATCAGCAGCACTGAAAATCAAagtcaaacagaaacaaactgAAACACTGAATTGAACAGCTGAAATCATGTCAGTTGAGTCGAATCTAAATCATTACTTACAAAGGATCCCGCTTAGCTTTAGCGTCAGCATGTTGAAGGTGTGAACCAAAGGGAAACTCAGGAAATCTGTTGAGGAGGAACATGGGAGCATGGTTTTTATAGCAGACACAGATGCATTATCATTTGTTTACTGTAGATAACCAACACGGAAATGGGAGTTTATAATCTCAGAAATTTCAAATCAAgcaaaattctaaaaaaacgAAAGTTTTCTGCTAAGAACTGCATGGATTTGAGACAATATTAAAGCACTGAATTCAACCAACACCAttatgaaaaagtatgtgaaccactagCAGTGGTCTGTGCaaatgtgcaaaattttaacacaatgagagggatcatacaaaatgcatgttattttttatttagtactgtcctaaataagatattttacataaaagatgtttgcatttagttcacaagacaaaaaatagcttaatttattaaaatgaccccgttcaaaagtttgtgatcCATTGATTCTcagtactgtgtgtggttacctggatgatccacgactctttgtgtgttttgtgatggttgttcttgagtctcttgtttgtcctaaacagttaaactgagctctgttcttcagaaaaatcctccagcttctgcagat includes the following:
- the LOC125265497 gene encoding L-rhamnose-binding lectin CSL3-like produces the protein MLPCSSSTDFLSFPLVHTFNMLTLKLSGILLLLILCQHGIDAYVICEGRSGILSCSRGTIRIIRATYGRTDHTTCAHGLPASQISNTKCRTPVTIIVSSRCNRKTSCAVSASNSLFSNPCPGTYKYLDVTHKCV